The proteins below come from a single Streptomyces sp. SCSIO 75703 genomic window:
- a CDS encoding copper chaperone PCu(A)C: MRRPAVAAAALAGALLLAGCGDGSDAAPDLSVGSAYIPQPVSDSMAAGFLTITNKGEGKDELTSVTSEAGEVGVHRTVDGRMKAADRLPIPARGELVLESGGNHLMFEKLTRRLQEGETVTVELRFAHSDPVTVTMPVKSATYRPADGRSGH; this comes from the coding sequence GTGAGGCGCCCCGCCGTTGCCGCCGCGGCACTCGCGGGCGCCCTGCTGCTGGCCGGCTGCGGCGACGGCTCCGACGCCGCACCGGACCTGTCCGTCGGCTCCGCCTACATACCGCAGCCGGTCTCCGACTCCATGGCCGCCGGTTTCCTCACCATCACCAACAAGGGTGAGGGCAAGGACGAACTGACCTCCGTCACCAGCGAGGCCGGCGAGGTCGGCGTGCACCGGACCGTCGACGGCCGGATGAAGGCGGCCGACCGCCTCCCGATCCCGGCCCGGGGCGAGCTGGTCCTCGAAAGCGGCGGCAACCACCTGATGTTCGAGAAGCTGACGCGCCGCCTCCAGGAAGGCGAGACGGTCACCGTCGAACTGCGCTTCGCCCATTCCGACCCCGTCACGGTCACCATGCCGGTGAAGTCCGCCACCTACCGCCCCGCGGACGGACGCTCCGGACACTGA
- a CDS encoding YcnI family protein, translating into MKVSRIAAVGAVSGIAVLALGAPAFAHVTVQPEGTAAKGGYAVVDFKVPNERDNASTTKVEVTFPADQPLASVMPQPVSGWKAEVTKSKLDKPLEVHGKQIDEAVTKVTWTADGKGIEPGFFQKFPVSVGTLPADADQMVFKAIQTYSNKEVVRWIEVPQEGQEEPDTPAPVLTLSAPEGDGHGASGADADDKAGSGTENTAAEGSASGDGSDTTARVLGIVGIVVGAAGIGYGVLAGRRRDSGTSA; encoded by the coding sequence ATGAAGGTTTCCCGTATCGCCGCCGTCGGCGCCGTCTCCGGCATCGCCGTCCTCGCCCTCGGCGCCCCCGCGTTCGCGCACGTCACCGTGCAGCCCGAGGGCACCGCGGCCAAGGGCGGCTACGCGGTCGTCGACTTCAAGGTGCCGAACGAGCGCGACAACGCCTCCACCACCAAGGTGGAGGTCACCTTCCCGGCCGACCAGCCGCTGGCGTCCGTGATGCCGCAGCCGGTCAGCGGCTGGAAGGCGGAGGTCACCAAGTCCAAGCTGGACAAGCCGCTGGAGGTGCACGGCAAGCAGATCGACGAGGCCGTCACCAAGGTGACCTGGACGGCGGACGGCAAGGGCATCGAGCCGGGCTTCTTCCAGAAGTTCCCGGTCTCCGTCGGCACCCTGCCCGCCGACGCCGACCAGATGGTCTTCAAGGCGATCCAGACGTACTCCAACAAGGAGGTCGTGCGCTGGATCGAGGTGCCGCAGGAGGGCCAGGAGGAGCCGGACACCCCCGCGCCCGTCCTGACGCTGTCCGCCCCCGAGGGCGACGGCCACGGCGCGTCGGGTGCCGACGCCGACGACAAGGCCGGCTCCGGCACCGAGAACACCGCCGCCGAGGGCTCCGCCTCCGGAGACGGCAGTGACACCACCGCCCGCGTCCTCGGCATCGTCGGCATCGTCGTCGGCGCCGCCGGCATCGGCTACGGCGTGCTGGCCGGACGCCGGCGCGACTCCGGGACGTCGGCGTAA
- a CDS encoding PP2C family protein-serine/threonine phosphatase yields the protein MTAPHPAKVAGIDSTVPSPAHTVAPAGPEHAPAAPPAPADPPGVLLQDRLAGWISDLTTLHELTERLTGTGSLAEALQEVLRAGAALVGARRGLVVLEPADGHGPRGTVGLGLARADLGLLETVPRAALPHCRLLEAPPGPPAEAGIADPDLFAAEGLDPRHREVAARLGYAASYALPLSARGTGRLGAAVWLYDEPAEPAERQRHLAGLYARCAAEHLARLLELERTRTAMATLAEELLPSRLPRVPGVQLAARHRTGPRGGGDWYDALPLPEAALGLAVGSVTGSGPSAVAAMGRLRASLRAYAVMEGEDPVAVLSDLELLLRLTEPARSATALFGYCEPAPRRITLAGAGHSPPLLVGDHRTEFVETSVSAPLGMLACWEAPSVEIQAEPGETVLLYTDGLLHRTGDPADRAFARLRAAAAGIPRSARHDADAVADHVLRTVLPEGAGDADSEEDVVLLAVRFE from the coding sequence ATGACCGCCCCACACCCCGCGAAAGTGGCTGGAATCGATTCGACGGTTCCCTCCCCCGCCCACACTGTCGCGCCCGCCGGCCCGGAACACGCGCCGGCCGCGCCGCCCGCCCCGGCCGACCCGCCGGGCGTCCTCCTCCAGGACCGTCTCGCCGGCTGGATCTCCGACCTGACGACCCTCCACGAACTGACCGAGCGGCTGACCGGCACCGGTTCCCTCGCCGAGGCACTCCAGGAAGTGCTGCGCGCCGGTGCCGCCCTGGTCGGCGCCCGGCGCGGCCTGGTCGTCCTGGAACCGGCCGACGGACACGGTCCGCGCGGCACCGTCGGACTGGGCCTGGCCCGCGCCGACCTCGGCCTCCTCGAGACCGTGCCGCGCGCCGCCCTGCCCCACTGCCGGCTCCTGGAGGCACCGCCGGGCCCGCCCGCCGAGGCCGGCATCGCCGACCCGGACCTGTTCGCCGCCGAGGGGCTCGACCCCCGCCACCGCGAGGTCGCCGCCCGCCTCGGCTACGCCGCGAGCTACGCCCTCCCGCTGAGCGCGCGGGGCACCGGACGGCTGGGTGCCGCCGTCTGGCTCTACGACGAACCCGCCGAACCGGCCGAGCGGCAGCGGCACCTGGCCGGGCTGTACGCCCGGTGCGCGGCCGAACACCTCGCCCGCCTCCTGGAACTGGAGCGCACCCGCACGGCGATGGCCACCCTGGCGGAGGAACTGCTGCCCTCCCGTCTGCCACGGGTGCCCGGTGTCCAGCTCGCCGCCCGGCACCGCACCGGCCCGCGCGGCGGCGGCGACTGGTACGACGCGCTGCCGCTGCCGGAAGCCGCGCTCGGCCTGGCCGTCGGCTCCGTGACCGGCTCCGGCCCCAGCGCCGTGGCCGCGATGGGGCGGCTGCGCGCCTCGCTGCGGGCGTACGCCGTGATGGAGGGCGAGGACCCGGTCGCGGTCCTGTCCGACCTGGAGCTGCTCCTGCGGCTCACCGAGCCCGCCCGCTCGGCCACCGCCCTGTTCGGCTACTGCGAGCCCGCCCCGCGCCGGATCACCCTGGCCGGCGCCGGGCACAGCCCGCCGCTGCTCGTCGGCGACCACCGCACGGAGTTCGTGGAGACCTCCGTCTCCGCGCCGCTCGGCATGCTCGCCTGCTGGGAGGCGCCCAGCGTGGAGATCCAGGCCGAGCCGGGCGAGACGGTCCTGCTCTACACCGACGGCCTGCTGCACCGCACCGGCGACCCGGCCGACCGCGCCTTCGCCCGGCTGCGCGCCGCGGCGGCGGGCATCCCCCGCTCCGCCCGGCACGACGCGGACGCCGTCGCCGACCACGTGCTGCGCACGGTCCTGCCCGAGGGCGCGGGCGACGCGGACAGCGAGGAGGACGTCGTCCTGCTGGCGGTGCGGTTCGAGTAG
- a CDS encoding ATP-binding protein, protein MSIWWSLHLRREAASVPLARRLLVGTMETAGVDPDISFDLSVALGEACANAVEHGGPDGPGGPSQAYRVTAYLDGERCRIEVADSGPGFPGRPVRAASPEAEHGRGLCLIRELADHVHVGGAQGRAGAVVSFDKVLKWREDAPLAAV, encoded by the coding sequence ATGAGCATCTGGTGGTCACTCCATTTGCGGCGCGAGGCCGCGAGCGTCCCCCTGGCGCGCCGTCTGCTGGTCGGCACGATGGAGACCGCGGGCGTCGACCCCGACATCTCCTTCGACCTGTCCGTCGCCCTCGGCGAGGCGTGCGCCAACGCGGTGGAGCACGGCGGTCCGGACGGGCCCGGCGGTCCCTCGCAGGCGTACCGCGTCACGGCCTACCTGGACGGCGAGCGGTGCCGGATCGAGGTCGCCGACTCGGGCCCCGGCTTCCCCGGGCGGCCGGTCCGCGCGGCCTCGCCGGAGGCGGAGCACGGGCGCGGCCTGTGCCTCATCCGGGAGCTGGCCGACCACGTGCACGTCGGCGGCGCGCAGGGCCGGGCCGGCGCGGTGGTCAGCTTCGACAAGGTCCTCAAATGGCGCGAGGACGCCCCCCTGGCGGCGGTGTGA
- a CDS encoding DUF5926 family protein, whose protein sequence is MAKKRPQTKAGRPRLDEGAIPVVGAREPCPCGSGRRYKACHGRAAAQATTELVQRPFEGLPGECDWVALRELVPAATVGLTLADGLPEGVPSVTLATVLPMAWPALRREDGSVLLGLQNDTASGDISRDLADTLRRALTAEPGTPVQGRRAPADGPRLQDLLAPEGAFEPVVHTGFEFWVPDAENATPEVAASLERANAAALPTVRLQSADAAYWCETPEKNHLRWVMPHEEERLLDALARLHAAGRSSLGEGTRLVGSFRAHGLTVPVWDLPGGVGAQDVEKPAAEFAERLAEALATEAPLTPEERRARGGLTNRQVTLS, encoded by the coding sequence CCCAGACCAAGGCCGGGCGGCCCCGGCTCGACGAGGGAGCGATCCCGGTCGTCGGAGCCCGTGAGCCCTGCCCCTGCGGCAGTGGCCGCCGCTACAAGGCGTGCCACGGCCGGGCCGCGGCGCAGGCCACGACCGAGCTCGTGCAGCGCCCCTTCGAGGGACTGCCCGGCGAGTGCGACTGGGTGGCCCTGCGCGAACTGGTCCCCGCGGCCACCGTCGGCCTGACGCTCGCGGACGGACTGCCCGAGGGCGTCCCCTCGGTCACCCTGGCCACGGTGCTGCCGATGGCCTGGCCCGCGCTGCGCCGCGAGGACGGCTCCGTCCTCCTCGGCCTGCAGAACGACACGGCGTCCGGCGACATCAGCCGCGACCTCGCCGACACCCTCCGGCGCGCGCTGACCGCCGAGCCGGGCACGCCGGTGCAGGGCCGCCGGGCTCCCGCCGACGGTCCGCGGCTCCAGGACCTCCTCGCCCCGGAGGGCGCCTTCGAGCCGGTGGTGCACACGGGCTTCGAGTTCTGGGTCCCCGACGCGGAGAACGCGACGCCGGAGGTGGCCGCCTCCCTGGAGCGGGCCAACGCCGCGGCGCTGCCGACCGTCCGCCTCCAGAGCGCCGACGCCGCCTACTGGTGCGAGACGCCGGAGAAGAACCACCTGCGCTGGGTCATGCCGCACGAGGAGGAGCGGCTTCTGGACGCCCTCGCCCGGCTGCACGCGGCGGGCCGCTCCTCCCTCGGCGAGGGGACCCGGCTGGTCGGTTCCTTCCGTGCCCACGGGCTCACCGTCCCGGTGTGGGACCTGCCCGGCGGGGTCGGCGCGCAGGACGTGGAGAAGCCGGCGGCCGAGTTCGCCGAGCGGCTCGCCGAGGCCCTGGCGACGGAGGCGCCCCTCACCCCCGAGGAGCGCCGGGCGCGCGGTGGGCTGACGAACCGCCAGGTCACGCTGAGCTGA
- a CDS encoding SCO family protein, which yields MRKKTFAAAALLAAASLTLSACGSGTDNDPPVTMVSEDTARQAATVLDKPFEKPDLVLTGTDGKQYDFREQTAGKPTLIYFGYTHCPDVCPLTMHNLAVAKQQLSQADQDALRVVFVTTDPERDTPEELGKWLKSIDSTVVGLTGDFDTIQAGARTLGISIEPATKDKDGEIVSTHGTQVVAFSPKTDAGYVLYGEDTTVDDYTQDLPKIVKGENP from the coding sequence ATGCGCAAGAAGACGTTCGCCGCGGCCGCCCTGCTCGCCGCCGCCTCCCTGACCCTGTCCGCCTGCGGCAGCGGTACCGACAACGACCCGCCGGTCACGATGGTCTCCGAGGACACCGCCCGGCAGGCGGCCACCGTCCTCGACAAGCCCTTCGAGAAGCCCGACCTGGTCCTCACCGGCACCGACGGCAAGCAGTACGACTTCCGCGAGCAGACCGCGGGCAAGCCGACGCTGATCTACTTCGGCTACACCCACTGCCCGGACGTCTGCCCGCTCACCATGCACAACCTGGCCGTGGCCAAGCAGCAGCTCTCCCAGGCCGACCAGGACGCGCTGCGCGTGGTGTTCGTCACCACCGACCCGGAGCGGGACACCCCCGAGGAACTGGGCAAGTGGCTCAAGAGCATCGACTCCACGGTCGTGGGGCTGACCGGCGACTTCGACACCATCCAGGCCGGCGCCCGCACGCTCGGCATCTCCATCGAGCCGGCCACGAAGGACAAGGACGGCGAGATCGTCTCCACGCACGGCACCCAGGTCGTCGCGTTCTCCCCGAAGACGGACGCGGGCTACGTCCTCTACGGCGAGGACACCACCGTCGACGACTACACCCAGGACCTCCCCAAGATCGTCAAGGGGGAGAACCCGTGA
- a CDS encoding aminopeptidase P family protein, whose translation MTEELPETPEGTEEEPIKQRKNGLYPGVSDELAENMRSGWADTELHDLEPIAQAAETAARRAALSARFPGERLVIPAGNLKTRSNDTEYSFRASVEYAYLTGNQTEDGVLVLEPESEGHSATLYLLPRSDRENGEFWLDGQGELWVGRRHSLTEAERRYGIPASDVRELTGLLREATGPVRVVRGHDAGIEEALTDKVTAERDEELRVFLSEARLVKDEFEIGELQKAVDSTVRGFEDVVKVLDKAEATSERYIEGTFFLRARVEGNDVGYGSICAAGPHACTLHWVRNDGPVRSGELLLLDAGVETHTYYTADVTRTLPINGTYTELQKKIYDAVYDAQEAGIAAVRPGAKYRDFHDAAQRVLAARLVEWGLVEGPVERVLELGLQRRWTLHGTGHMLGMDVHDCAAARVETYVDGTLEPGMVLTVEPGLYFQADDLTVPEEYRGIGVRIEDDILVTEDGNRNLSAALPRRSDEVERWMAALKG comes from the coding sequence GTGACGGAGGAGCTCCCGGAGACCCCGGAAGGCACCGAGGAAGAGCCGATCAAGCAGCGCAAGAACGGCCTGTACCCGGGCGTGTCCGACGAGCTGGCCGAGAACATGCGGTCGGGCTGGGCCGACACCGAGCTGCACGACCTGGAGCCGATCGCCCAGGCCGCCGAGACCGCGGCCCGCCGCGCCGCGCTGTCCGCCCGCTTCCCCGGCGAGCGGCTGGTGATCCCCGCGGGCAACCTGAAGACCCGTTCGAACGACACGGAGTACTCCTTCCGTGCCTCGGTCGAGTACGCCTACCTCACCGGCAACCAGACCGAGGACGGCGTCCTGGTCCTGGAACCCGAGAGCGAGGGCCACTCCGCCACCCTGTACCTGCTGCCGCGCTCCGACCGGGAGAACGGCGAGTTCTGGCTCGACGGCCAGGGCGAGCTGTGGGTCGGCCGCCGCCACTCCCTCACCGAGGCGGAGCGGCGGTACGGCATCCCCGCCTCCGACGTCCGCGAGCTGACCGGCCTGCTGCGCGAGGCCACCGGCCCGGTGCGCGTCGTGCGCGGCCACGACGCCGGAATCGAGGAGGCGCTGACCGACAAGGTCACCGCCGAGCGCGACGAGGAGCTGCGCGTCTTCCTCTCCGAGGCCCGTCTCGTCAAGGACGAGTTCGAGATCGGCGAGCTGCAGAAGGCCGTCGACTCCACCGTGCGCGGCTTCGAGGACGTCGTGAAGGTCCTCGACAAGGCCGAGGCGACCAGCGAGCGCTACATCGAGGGCACCTTCTTCCTGCGCGCGCGCGTGGAGGGCAACGACGTCGGCTACGGCTCGATCTGCGCCGCCGGCCCGCACGCCTGCACCCTGCACTGGGTCCGCAACGACGGCCCGGTCCGCTCCGGCGAACTGCTGCTGCTCGACGCGGGCGTGGAGACGCACACCTACTACACGGCCGACGTCACCCGCACGCTGCCGATCAACGGCACGTACACCGAGCTGCAGAAGAAGATCTACGACGCCGTGTACGACGCCCAGGAGGCCGGTATCGCGGCGGTGCGGCCGGGCGCCAAGTACCGCGACTTCCACGACGCCGCGCAGCGCGTGCTGGCGGCCAGGCTGGTCGAGTGGGGCCTCGTCGAGGGCCCGGTCGAGCGGGTGCTGGAGCTGGGCCTCCAGCGCCGCTGGACGCTGCACGGCACCGGTCACATGCTCGGCATGGACGTCCACGACTGCGCCGCGGCCCGCGTGGAGACCTACGTCGACGGCACGCTGGAGCCCGGCATGGTGCTCACCGTCGAGCCGGGCCTGTACTTCCAGGCCGACGACCTGACCGTGCCGGAGGAGTACCGCGGCATCGGCGTCCGGATCGAGGACGACATCCTGGTCACCGAGGACGGCAACCGGAACCTCAGCGCCGCGCTGCCCCGGCGGTCGGACGAGGTCGAGCGGTGGATGGCCGCCCTGAAGGGCTGA
- a CDS encoding bifunctional DNA primase/polymerase translates to MREILGKRRRLLSRRDDDGRPELIGAALTYATQWQWPVLPGAAPDPEARSRCTCPDAECTVPGAHPFDPGLLAATTDGRMVRWWWSNRPTAPIVLATGGGAPCAVSLPALPAARALAALDRAGMRLGPVVASPSRWAVLVRPYTMEQLGELLYAKDHVPGSLRFHGEGGYLALPPGETGTGEVRWERAPLPGSASPWVPDVEAVVDAVVDALTRTGVSAPEL, encoded by the coding sequence ATGCGCGAGATCCTCGGAAAGCGACGCAGGCTCCTGTCCCGGCGCGACGACGACGGGCGGCCTGAGCTGATCGGCGCGGCCCTGACCTACGCGACGCAATGGCAGTGGCCCGTCCTCCCGGGCGCGGCGCCGGACCCGGAGGCGCGGTCGCGCTGTACGTGCCCCGACGCGGAGTGCACGGTGCCCGGCGCGCACCCCTTCGACCCCGGCCTGCTCGCGGCCACCACGGACGGGCGCATGGTGCGCTGGTGGTGGAGCAACCGGCCGACGGCACCGATCGTGCTCGCCACCGGGGGCGGCGCCCCGTGCGCCGTCTCGCTGCCCGCCCTGCCGGCCGCCCGCGCCCTGGCCGCGCTGGACCGCGCCGGGATGCGGCTCGGCCCGGTCGTCGCCTCGCCCTCCCGCTGGGCGGTCCTCGTGCGGCCGTACACCATGGAGCAGTTGGGCGAACTCCTCTACGCCAAGGACCACGTCCCCGGTTCGCTGCGCTTCCACGGGGAGGGCGGTTACCTCGCCCTGCCGCCGGGCGAGACCGGCACCGGTGAGGTCCGCTGGGAGCGCGCGCCGCTGCCCGGCTCCGCCTCGCCGTGGGTGCCCGATGTGGAGGCCGTCGTGGACGCGGTGGTCGACGCCCTCACCCGGACGGGTGTGAGCGCGCCCGAGTTGTAG